From Candidatus Zixiibacteriota bacterium:
GCCCTGCAGCCATTCGGGATCGTCGAAAAACTGATCAACGAGACTGCGAATCGGTACGGATTCGATTTTATCCCGGAGCGCGAACAGCCGTGCCTTGCGAACGTCTTCCGGCTGGTGCGAATGGGGCATGATATCGGCCAGCGTGTATTCGTTGTCGGCGGCCGGGCGGAGACGGTTGATTACGAGTTGGGGCTTGTCGCGGTATTCGCCGACCACCCCCCGTGCTTTGACCACCATCGCCTCGGACAGTTCCTCGAGCGCAAAATGGTCCGGCTCCCACATGACCGCGGCGACCCGGCCGGACGAGTCGCCCAGCTCGAGCGAAACAAAGCGCCCGCGGGTGTATTCGCGCACCTCTTTCTTCCGGATCGAGAAGTACCCCTCGATCTGGTCGTCCTTGACGAAGTCGACGATCTTCTTTGCCAGCATAGGGGCAAATTAATGCCGCCAGTTCGACAAGGCCAGCGCAAAATCTACCGATGAATAAAGAGTTGGCCCGCCTGAGTATAAGATGTAAATTGGCCGAGCGTTATGAAAATCCTGACCCGCTACATCATTAGGGAACACATCGCGCCGTTCTTCTTTGCCTTCTTCACGATCACATTTTTGTTGGTGATCGATTTTGTCCCCAAAATCATCGACCGGGTAATCGACAAAGACCTCGACCTGACCGTGGTCCTCGAGCTGGTCTGGCTGAACCTGGCCTGGATGCTGGCGCTTTCGATACCGATGTCGGTGTTGGTAGCCACGCTCATGGCTTTCGGGCGGCTCGGCTCGGATTTCGAGATCATCGCCATGAAATCGTCGGGTATCAACCTCCTGCACATCCTGGTTCCGCTCATGGTAGCGGCGTCGTTTCTGACCTGGGGGATGATTGAGTTTCACGACAAGGTTCTGCCCGACCTAAACAAGCAAGCCCGCACGCTGATGGGGGACATCCAGGCGATGCGGCCCACGCTTGTGTTCCAATCCGGCATCTTCATAACCGACATTCCCGGCTATCTGGTGCTGATCGACCGGATTGATCACGCCACGTCGTACGTGGAAGGCGTCCGCATATCCGAGACCAAGGATCCCAATCATCCGCGGCTGATTGTCGCCAAGAACGGGTATCTGGAGATGACCGATGGCGGCCGGAACATGCGGTTCTCGCTGAACCACGGCGAACTGCATACGCTCGACCTGACCGATCCGGACAACTACCGCAAGCTCGATTTCGAAAATCAGATTATCAACGTCTCCGGCACGGGCTCCGAGTTGGTGCGCACCGATTCCGATTACCGTACCGACCGGGAGATGGGCATAGAGCAGATGTCGACCCATGTCGCCGAGGCCGGCAGCGCCACCAAGCCGCTCAGAGCGAGAATCAACGAGTACTTTCAGTCCAAGTATACCTACTTGTTTTCGGATTCGTTCGCATTCAATCTGAAGGACACGGTCGATGACCGCCGGGCGTTGTCTTTGGTACAGAGCGACGCGTCGGTGCTGGTGCGGCATGTCGAGCGCAACCGCCAGCAGATCGAGGCCCAGAAACGGATCATGGACAAGTACAATATCGAGATTCAAAAGAAATACTCGATACCGGCGGCCTCGCTGGCGTTCGTATTGATCGGCGCGCCGCTCGGGATCATGACGCGTCGCGGCGGCATGGGGATGGCGATTGCTATCGCCATTGCCCTGTTCATGATCTACTGGGCGTTCCTGATCGGCGGCGAAGACATGGCCGACCGGGGGCTGGTCTCGCCGTTCCTGGCGATGTGGAGCGCTAATATCCTGATAGGCGCACTCGGCCTGTATCTCAACTATATCGTGGTTACTGAAAAGCCGGTTTTCGGCTGGTTCCGGCGAAGGGATTAGACGCAGTGTTGCTAAAGCGTCTCGATACTTACCTCCTCACGTATTTCTTTTTGTCATTCCTGGCCGTCACGGTGGCAATCGGGCTGACGATTATCGTCATCAACATGATCGAGGAGCTGCCTGATTTTATCGATAACAATGTCGCCCTGCTGCAGATTCTCGAATACTATGTTTACTTCGGCGGCTGGGTGGTCAAGTCGTTCGTGCCGATGTTTGTCCTGCTCAGCGTGCTGTTCTCCATATCACTGCTGGCGCGGCGGCACGAGATTCTCGCTATGAAAGGGAGCGGACTTTCGCTCTATCGCATCACCGCGCCGTTTGTCCTGATTACGTTGCTCATCGCGGCGGGGCATTTCTACTACAACGAGTATATCTTCCCCACCACGAATAAGAGGAAACTCGAGATAAAGAGTTTCACTATCGAGGGCCATTCGCGTATCACGCAAACCCATGTGCGGGATATCTATCGCCAGATCAACCCCGGCAGTTTCTATACTATGGCCCAATTCGATACCGACCGCCGCATGGGGGAGAGCTTCAAGCTGTATCGCTCGGAGCGCAACCGGGCTACCGAGATCATCACCGCCGACCGTATTATCTACATGGACTTTCTATGGCAGGCGATCGACGGCAACCGGCGGACTTTCTCGGACAGCGCGGAACCCAGATTCGTCAAGTTCGATACGCTGATTGTCGGTGATATCGATGACACCCCCGAAGACCTCGCCAAGCGATTGGGCAAACCTGAGGACATGGGGATCGATGAACTCCGGCGGTATATCGATCTGATGAAACGGACCGGCGGGCCGTACACGCGTGAGCTGGTCGACCTGCAGATGAAATACTCGTTCCCGGTGGCGTCGTTCATAGTCGTGCTCATCTGCGTGCCGTTTGCATCGAATCCTCGCCGCGCCGGCATTGCGGTCTCTATTGCAGCGGGGGCGGGGATTTCGCTGATTTACTTCGTGCTTTACAGGATGATGCAATCGGCCGGCTGGAACGGCAAGATCGCCCCCGAGTACGCAGCCTGGAGTGTCAACGCGCTGTTCTTTTTGATCGGCCTGATACTTATGTGGCGAGCGCCCAAGTAATGACAAACCGCGACCACGAAAAGAACCGCGCCGCCTGGAATCAGATGGTCGACCTCCACGTGAACCACCCGGAATACCGCACGCGGGAGGTAATCAATGGCGGTTCGTCCCTGAAGCAGATTGAACTCGATGCCCTCGGCGATGTGCGCGGCAAGACGCTCCTGCACTTGATGTGCCAGTTCGGGCTGGACACGCTGTCATGGGCGCGCCTGGGTGCGATTGTTACCGGAGTGGATATTTCGGATCGCTCTGTCGAAGTCGCCAACGAACTAAAGACCAAATGCGCCCCCGAAGCTACGTTTGTGCGCTGCGATATACTCGATCTGATAGGAGTGATCGATCAGAAGTTCGATATCGTGTTTCAGTCCTACGGTACGCACATCTGGATTTTCGATATCAACCGCTGGGCGAAGGTAGTCGCGCACTATCTCAAACTGGGCGGGACGTTCTTCATTATCGATGAACATCCGATCAATCCGCTGTTTCTGTTTCCCGATGAGTCCCCCGACTATTTCGCGCGCGAGCCGCTGCGTACCGTGAACCCGCGCGATTACTGCGCGACTGAGACGCGTATCGACGGCGAGCATATCGAGTGGCAGCACCCGGTGTCTGCGATTGTGAACGCGCTGGTCGGCGCCGGATTGATTATCGAACGCCTCGAGGAGTACAATTTCGGGTATTACAAAGTCGCTGAGGATTGGTATGTGCGCCCGGATCACTATTGGTACCCGCCCGGCGGCCCGACCAAGTACCCGCTGATGCTTGCGATTAAGGCGCGCAAGCCGCTAGCGGAGGAACGAGCGGAGTTATGAGGTTTGTTTCAGAGAATGTGAGGACCCACAGCAAGCTGTGGGCTACCAGATGGCTGTCTCTCCCAGCAAACCTCGCAAGGCCAGCTCGAAATCACCCGTCGCCAGTCCCTGCA
This genomic window contains:
- a CDS encoding LptF/LptG family permease, whose amino-acid sequence is MKILTRYIIREHIAPFFFAFFTITFLLVIDFVPKIIDRVIDKDLDLTVVLELVWLNLAWMLALSIPMSVLVATLMAFGRLGSDFEIIAMKSSGINLLHILVPLMVAASFLTWGMIEFHDKVLPDLNKQARTLMGDIQAMRPTLVFQSGIFITDIPGYLVLIDRIDHATSYVEGVRISETKDPNHPRLIVAKNGYLEMTDGGRNMRFSLNHGELHTLDLTDPDNYRKLDFENQIINVSGTGSELVRTDSDYRTDREMGIEQMSTHVAEAGSATKPLRARINEYFQSKYTYLFSDSFAFNLKDTVDDRRALSLVQSDASVLVRHVERNRQQIEAQKRIMDKYNIEIQKKYSIPAASLAFVLIGAPLGIMTRRGGMGMAIAIAIALFMIYWAFLIGGEDMADRGLVSPFLAMWSANILIGALGLYLNYIVVTEKPVFGWFRRRD
- a CDS encoding LptF/LptG family permease → MLLKRLDTYLLTYFFLSFLAVTVAIGLTIIVINMIEELPDFIDNNVALLQILEYYVYFGGWVVKSFVPMFVLLSVLFSISLLARRHEILAMKGSGLSLYRITAPFVLITLLIAAGHFYYNEYIFPTTNKRKLEIKSFTIEGHSRITQTHVRDIYRQINPGSFYTMAQFDTDRRMGESFKLYRSERNRATEIITADRIIYMDFLWQAIDGNRRTFSDSAEPRFVKFDTLIVGDIDDTPEDLAKRLGKPEDMGIDELRRYIDLMKRTGGPYTRELVDLQMKYSFPVASFIVVLICVPFASNPRRAGIAVSIAAGAGISLIYFVLYRMMQSAGWNGKIAPEYAAWSVNALFFLIGLILMWRAPK
- a CDS encoding class I SAM-dependent methyltransferase produces the protein MTNRDHEKNRAAWNQMVDLHVNHPEYRTREVINGGSSLKQIELDALGDVRGKTLLHLMCQFGLDTLSWARLGAIVTGVDISDRSVEVANELKTKCAPEATFVRCDILDLIGVIDQKFDIVFQSYGTHIWIFDINRWAKVVAHYLKLGGTFFIIDEHPINPLFLFPDESPDYFAREPLRTVNPRDYCATETRIDGEHIEWQHPVSAIVNALVGAGLIIERLEEYNFGYYKVAEDWYVRPDHYWYPPGGPTKYPLMLAIKARKPLAEERAEL